GAGACGGAGACAGCGGGCCGTAACGCTTGCTTCTCGAAACCAATGAACATCTCCGCAGCTCCCGATATTCAATCAAGAACTGGTTTTGAGAACGATATTGCCTGCTAGCCGGTTCGCTTTGATCAGGCGACGGATGCCGCTCAAAAACCTGCGTTTGCGAGAACGCCGTCCTCACGGATGACTGTGGACTTAGTGCGAGCTGGTGCTATTGGCTTCACAAGCGACAAATCATGAGGCGCTCACAACGGCTTACCGTACGATGTGGTCCGTTTTCTGAGGCGACCCCGGATAGCGGATGATTCGCCAACAATCTCGGACGGCTCCGCACACTGGGCGCGATCGACTATCCAAAGCCTGGTTTTGTCCGCGCTGAAGAGGTTCTGTTTCCGAAGGCTCGCAAATGAGCTGTGGAGGATTTCGGGAATCAGCAATGTTTCGGATGATCCCCTTTCGTCGCACACTTCAAAGTCGTTGCCAAGCCCTCACTTGTAGTTCCAAGAGGTAAAGAACATTCAATCATGGCGCGTGACCGCGCCGTATTCGGTAGACAAGCCTCTAATGGGCCAGCCCCTCGCGCTCTGCAAGGCCATTCGCCCTAGTAGGTACCGGGGACATGGTTTACACGCAAGACCGGAGACAGGGTTTACAGATATGGGAGGAGTGGCTCTTCAACGAAGGACGTAACGCAGGAAGATGCGTTTATGCCTTGGAGAGAGAGTCGTATTGTGGATCAACGCTTGCAGTTCTTATCGAGTTATCAGAAGGCAGAGATGTCTGTGACGGACTTGTGCCATGAGTACGGCATCTCACGCCCAACCGCCTATAAGTGGATCAAGCGATATAACGAAGTTGGCCCGGAAGGCTTGCTGGATATTTCGCGCAGACCCCACGGTTGTTCTCATGCAACCTCTATGGAGATCGAAAACGAGATACTTGCTCTTCGGAAGCGTTTTCCTTCCTGGGGAGCGCGGAAGTTGAAGGCGCGTTTGGAGAAGATGAACCCGAACGTTGTATGGCCAGCAGCTAGCACCATTGGCCAGATTCTTCGCCGGGCCGGACTCACGAACCCTGTTCGCAAGAGACGCAGAACCACTCCATACTCAGAACCCTTCGCTGAGGTCACCGCACCGAACCAGCTATGGTGCATGGACTTCAAGGGCTGGTTCCGCACAGGAGATGGGCACCGATGCGATCCGTTCACCATTACAGATGCCTACAGTCGCTATCTGATCCGCTGTCAGGCCATAACCCGGATGGATACGGCGCATGTACTCGCGATCTGCGAGGCAGCGATGCGCGAGTATGGTGTTCCTGACAGGATTCGTACGGACAACGGATGCCCATTCTCTGGACATGCCTTGCTGGGACTGTCCCAGTTGTCACTTAACTGGGTGCGCCTCGGGATCGTGCATGAACGCATTCAGCCGGGTAAACCGCAGCAGAACGGTCGACACGAACGGATGCATCGCACACTCAAGCAGGACACAACGAACCCGTCCGCGAAGACGCTCCAGGCACAGCAAAAACGGTTCGATGAGTTTCGCCGGGTCTATAACCATGAGCGTCCGCACGAAGCCTTGGGGAACGAAACACCCGGCAACATCTATGTGCCCAGCTCGCGGCTTCTGCCACGGTACACGAAGGCATATCAGTATCCTGCTCACTTCCAGACGCGGCGTGTCAACGACTCAGGAGATATTAGCTGGCATAAGGGCCGGGTATTCATCAGCCAAGTCTTTCGCGGCCAGGATATAGCACTCGAAAAAGTCCAGGACGCCTTCTATCGAGTCTACTTCTGCTCTTTGGAAGTTGGTGCGTTCGATGTCAACGAAATGCGGTTTCTACCGGCGCTTCGTCCCTAAAACAAGCGTTGGAAATGACGAGGAGTGGAAAGCATGGAAAACCATAAAGCCGGTTTTCCACCCGTCCCACTCCTCTTGGAAATCCCTTCGGGATTCCCACATTCCCAACGCTTCGACGGCGGGAGATATTCTTATTACAGACCGGGCTCGGCCAGCCTTTACCCAGAACCAGAGCCAATTTCCCCGCAAGGGCCTTGTAAACTCTCTTCCCGGTACGAAACGTAAACCATCTCCCGGTGCTCTCACCCGGGTTTTGGCTCCCCCACGCCTGCCAAAAACGCAGCCGCGGTCCCCCCAAAAAGCTGCGCTCGAAGACCTTTCCGTTTGCTACCCCCGCCTTCGCCAGTGGGCGTTCGGCATGTCTGTACATGCCGTGTTCCACGACACGCAGAAAGCAACCGCAACCGACCGGACAAAAATCCGTGGGCCATGCAATACGGGTTCCGGGATTGACAACTCGCTGAGGATCAAAAACCTCAGTGCTGAACGCGCCCTGTAAATAGCAGTCTCGACTGTCAACAAAAATGTAAAGCGAAACCAAGTCAGGAGAACGAACAACCATGATTAGCGATCTTAACCGTGTAGTTCTGATGGGTTATCTCGGCGCTGATGCCACCAAAGACAAGAACCCCGACGCTCCCATCACCTTCAGCATTGCCACCACCGCCCGCTGGATCGACAAGGCGGGCCAACGCCAAAGCCGCACGGATTGGCACAACATCGTCGTCTTCAACAAACTCTCAAGGTTTGCGGCCAAGCTCAAGAAGGGCGATCGCGTGTACCTCGAAGGCGAGCTGCGAACCAGCAAATGGGAGAAAACCCTTTGCGGCGAAACCCTCAAGCTCGTTCGCTACGAGGTCTATGCTTCGCAGATCGACCGCGTAGCCAAAGCCGAAGACCCGGAAGACGACGCGATCTCACAGGAGGTCACAGCAACCTACGCGTAATCATCAGTTGGCCAAAGGGGGCGGTGCTCGAACACTGCCCCAACCACCCCCAATGTACATGGGGCTTTCAATTCCTCCCGGGACCATGTATTTAACAATGTTTACTCCGCTGTCCTCCGAGATTCAACAATTGGTTTTGCTCGAAATGAATCGACTTGGCGATGGATAGATCGTAGAGGCTTAGG
This portion of the Acidisarcina polymorpha genome encodes:
- a CDS encoding IS481 family transposase → MSVTDLCHEYGISRPTAYKWIKRYNEVGPEGLLDISRRPHGCSHATSMEIENEILALRKRFPSWGARKLKARLEKMNPNVVWPAASTIGQILRRAGLTNPVRKRRRTTPYSEPFAEVTAPNQLWCMDFKGWFRTGDGHRCDPFTITDAYSRYLIRCQAITRMDTAHVLAICEAAMREYGVPDRIRTDNGCPFSGHALLGLSQLSLNWVRLGIVHERIQPGKPQQNGRHERMHRTLKQDTTNPSAKTLQAQQKRFDEFRRVYNHERPHEALGNETPGNIYVPSSRLLPRYTKAYQYPAHFQTRRVNDSGDISWHKGRVFISQVFRGQDIALEKVQDAFYRVYFCSLEVGAFDVNEMRFLPALRP
- a CDS encoding single-stranded DNA-binding protein, yielding MISDLNRVVLMGYLGADATKDKNPDAPITFSIATTARWIDKAGQRQSRTDWHNIVVFNKLSRFAAKLKKGDRVYLEGELRTSKWEKTLCGETLKLVRYEVYASQIDRVAKAEDPEDDAISQEVTATYA